Sequence from the uncultured Flavobacterium sp. genome:
GGTTTGTACCAAAGGGAGTATAGGCATAATCAGGAATCGAAAGAACCAGAACATTTTTTTTATCGCCCTTAGCAAGAGCGATTGCTTTGTTGACTAATTCGGGAAATTCCTTTTCATAAATAGAAAAATCTCTGCCTTGATATTGATTGTTAACACCAATTAAAAGCGTAACCAAATCATAATTAGAATCTGGATTTTGTGCGTTTATTGCCGAAATTAAATTAGTAGTTGTCCAGCCAGTTTGGGCAATTACTTTTAATGAAAAACTGGATTGTGGGTAAATTGCTTTTAAACTTGCTTTTAGCTGTTCAGGATATCGACAAGTTTCGCAAACACTTTGACCTATTGTATAACTGTCGCCTAAGGCAAGATAATTTATATTGGAAGGAATAGTAGTACTTAGAGTTCCTGTTGCAGGAGGAGGCGTCGTTGTGGTTTCTGAAGGACTTTCGTCTGTACTACAACTTAGGAGAAATATAGAGAGTATGATAGTAACTATTTGTTTGAAATGTGGTTTCATAATTTGGGTAAATTAAGTTTCGGGTCATTTTAAACAAATAGTTACGTTAAATAACTTGCTTTGGTTTTTATACCATTTCTGTTTTCATCAGAATTTCTTCTTCAATGGCATTCCAAAGTCCGATTCGTTTTTCTAATGCAAGAATTGAGATTTCTTCAACTTCTTTCCATTTTTGAGCATCATCTTCACATAAATCAGTGATCATTTGCATTGCCATTGGTCCGTGTTCGTCGGCATCTAATTCTATATGTCTTTCAAAATAATATAGAAGTTTACTTAAGTCAGTTTCCGGAAGATTTTTTTGAAAGTTCTTCAAGATTGCAGTAAACATACTCGGAATCAAATCTTCTCTTCCAAAAGTAAATGCTGCTGCTATTTCGTGTGGTTTTCCTTCTTCGATAACTCTAAAAGTAAAATCTAAAAATGCTTTTGTATTTGGATGTAATGAACTTTGTTTTATGGCAACAAAAATATTGTGCAATGAATTTACTTCAGACAAAAAGGTGTTAATTCCGGTTGTATCTGCACCACAATCCTGCATTGCTTCAAGATACATTTCATAATGACTTTGTCTTCTTCCGTCAATACTTAAATCTGTTTCTTCGGCAAGAACAATCTCGTTGATTAAATATCTTGTTTCAGGATTTTTTGTAGCAAACCAAGGTGTTGTTGTGCAAGTAAGTTTGGCTTGTAAAGCTTTTAATAATGACATAAAATCCCAAACTGCAAAAACGTGTGTTTCAAGGAAACTATGTAAATCGTCAATACTTTGAATTTTATTGTATAAAGAATGTTGTAAAAGTTGATCTTTTTGAGGTTGAATGCTATTGTTGATAGTCTCAATATTCATTTTCGTAATTTTTTGCAAAGATAAAAAGCTTCTCGGTTAGAAGAAGCTTTTTGTATAGTTTTTATATATTTTTTAATAGTTGTTTATTATTTAAATGCTGGAATTCCAGTTACATCCATTCCTGTAATTAGCAAATGTATGTCGTGAGTTCCTTCATAAGTGATCACACTTTCTAGATTCATCATATGGCGCATAATCGAATATTCGCCTGTAATTCCCATTCCTCCTAACATTTGTCTGGCTTCACGTGCGATATGAATTGCCATGTCGACATTGTTTCGTTTTGCCATTGAGATTTGAGCAGTTGTAGCTTTTCCTTCATTTCTCAAAACACCCAAACGCCAGGTTAATAATTGTGCCTTTGTAATTTCGGTAATCATTTCTGCCAGTTTTTTCTGCTGTAATTGAGTTCCGCCAATTGGTTTTCCAAACTGAATTCTCTCTTTTGCATAACGCAAAGCAGTATCATAACAATCCATTGCAGCTCCAATTGCTCCCCAGGCGATTCCGTATCTGGCCGAATCTAAACAGCCAAGTGGTGCGCCCAATCCTGATTTATTTGGTAATAGATTTTCTTTAGGAACTTTTACATTATCAAAGATCAATTCTCCTGTAGATGATGCACGAAGCGACCATTTATTATGTGTTTCTGGCGTTGTAAAACCTTGCATTCCGCGTTCTACAATTAATCCGTGAATTCTGCCTGTTTCATCTTTTGCCCAAACTACAGCAATATCTGCAAAAGGAGCGTTCGAAATCCACATTTTGGCACCATTTAAAAGATAATGATCTCCCATATCTTTAAAATTGGTAATCATACTTCCGGGATCAGAACCATGATCAGGTTCGGTTAAACCAAAACAACCCATGAATTCTCCTGTTGCCAGTTTTGGTAAATATTTCATTCTTTGTTCTTCGTTTCCGTATTTCCAAATAGGATACATTACCAATGAAGACTGAACAGATGAAGTAGATCTTACTCCGGAATCACCGCGTTCAATTTCCTGCATTATTAAACCATAAGAAATTTGATCTAAGCCAGCGCCACCATATTCAACAGGAATATAAGGGCCGAAACCGCCAATTTCGCCAAGTCCTT
This genomic interval carries:
- a CDS encoding acyl-CoA dehydrogenase family protein, whose amino-acid sequence is MKPDLFQAPDYYNLDDLLTDEHKLVRESARAWVKREVSPIIEEYAQKAEFPKQIIKGLGEIGGFGPYIPVEYGGAGLDQISYGLIMQEIERGDSGVRSTSSVQSSLVMYPIWKYGNEEQRMKYLPKLATGEFMGCFGLTEPDHGSDPGSMITNFKDMGDHYLLNGAKMWISNAPFADIAVVWAKDETGRIHGLIVERGMQGFTTPETHNKWSLRASSTGELIFDNVKVPKENLLPNKSGLGAPLGCLDSARYGIAWGAIGAAMDCYDTALRYAKERIQFGKPIGGTQLQQKKLAEMITEITKAQLLTWRLGVLRNEGKATTAQISMAKRNNVDMAIHIAREARQMLGGMGITGEYSIMRHMMNLESVITYEGTHDIHLLITGMDVTGIPAFK
- a CDS encoding DUF3050 domain-containing protein, with the translated sequence MNIETINNSIQPQKDQLLQHSLYNKIQSIDDLHSFLETHVFAVWDFMSLLKALQAKLTCTTTPWFATKNPETRYLINEIVLAEETDLSIDGRRQSHYEMYLEAMQDCGADTTGINTFLSEVNSLHNIFVAIKQSSLHPNTKAFLDFTFRVIEEGKPHEIAAAFTFGREDLIPSMFTAILKNFQKNLPETDLSKLLYYFERHIELDADEHGPMAMQMITDLCEDDAQKWKEVEEISILALEKRIGLWNAIEEEILMKTEMV
- a CDS encoding SGNH/GDSL hydrolase family protein, with the translated sequence MKPHFKQIVTIILSIFLLSCSTDESPSETTTTPPPATGTLSTTIPSNINYLALGDSYTIGQSVCETCRYPEQLKASLKAIYPQSSFSLKVIAQTGWTTTNLISAINAQNPDSNYDLVTLLIGVNNQYQGRDFSIYEKEFPELVNKAIALAKGDKKNVLVLSIPDYAYTPFGTNQMQGQGTRISNEIKQYNTFAENYCTTNSVAFLSITDITQKGLDNPALVATDGLHPSAAAYTLFVDRILPKVKMILQD